Genomic DNA from Candidatus Nitrosopumilus koreensis AR1:
GTAGGAAAAATAATAAGAAAAGAAATTCCAGATTTGCCAATAACAGTCAGTCTTAGAGTTAGAGATAAGACCGAAGAAGAAATTTCACAGTTTGTAGAAAAATGTATTGATATTAGTTTTTCAGGAATTCTGGTTTTGATGGGAGACCCCTCACAAACAGGTAAAACCGATTCAGGTCAAATTCCAAGTTTGACTGTAAAAAAATTAAGAGAAAAGAACATTGATTCAAAAATTGATTTGTACCTTTCAGTATCAAACAAACCAAATTTTTCAAAACTTGAAAAGAAACTTAATGCAAAACCAAAAGGATTCATGACTCAAGTGGTACAAAACATACAGCAAGTACAAGACTTATCAGATAACCTAAAAGAATTTTCAGTTATTCCAATCATATTATTTCCCTCACAAAAAAATGAAAAATCTGCAAAGTTTTTGAATTTGGATTTAGAGTCATATAGTCAAGGATTTGAAGAATTGTTAAAAAAATCACATAAAATTACAGGGGATATTCTAATTACATCTCCAAATGATTTTACAGGATTAAACGAGTTTTTGAGTAAAATAACTTTCTAAAGTACAAAGTATTGTGCTTTAGGATGATGCACCACCATTGCTGCAGTAGATTGTTCAGGAATTATTTGACCTGATTCGGTTAATTCCATTCCAGATTTTTCAGGTTCCAAGAGTTTCCATACCAAATTATGTTGCATTACATCAGGACAACTAGGAAAACCCCAAGAGTATCTCAATCCACCTTTATCTAAATTCAATTCAGATTTTATTTTTCGATTAATCCATTCAGCTAGTGCTTCTGCAACTTCAACTGCCAATCCATGAAGATAGTATGCATCAGTGTATTTGTCTTCTTGATTCCATTGTTCAATAATATCTGCAACTTTGTTTCCAACTGTGACTGC
This window encodes:
- a CDS encoding 5,10-methenyltetrahydrofolate synthetase: MTIRYEANPPKILPNVDTDESIKKFIEKIKSISKKCDAIHLTENVLGYQRVSPLDVGKIIRKEIPDLPITVSLRVRDKTEEEISQFVEKCIDISFSGILVLMGDPSQTGKTDSGQIPSLTVKKLREKNIDSKIDLYLSVSNKPNFSKLEKKLNAKPKGFMTQVVQNIQQVQDLSDNLKEFSVIPIILFPSQKNEKSAKFLNLDLESYSQGFEELLKKSHKITGDILITSPNDFTGLNEFLSKITF